Within Desulfobacter sp., the genomic segment TATAGATTGTGAATATCTATCGATTGGTGAATATACGACCATACACCATGGAAGTATTATTCATGGAAAGAAATGCAATATTGGTCATAATTGCTGGTTTGGTCACTATACTATTATTGATTCAGTAGGAGGGTGGACTAGGATTGGAAACAACGTGGGGGTAGGTGCCCATAGCCAACTTTGGAGTCATATTAAATTTGGTGATACTTTAGCTGGTTGTTGCTGGAATAGTTCGGGTAGCTTAACGTTGGAGGATGATGTATGGCTGGTAGGCCATTGTATTATTGGGTCTATTTATGCAGAGAAGAAAGCTATGCTTATGACCGGTAGTGTGGCTGTTCATGATATGAAAACAAACCGTATTTATGCAGGATCACCAGCTAAAGATATGTCGGAGAAATTTGGTACACAATTTATAGAAATAGCCTACGCCGACAAATTGGTGAAATTTAATGAATATAAACATGAATTTTTTGCAAATGGCGGTAGTGTTGAAAAATTTGAAGTAGTAGATTTCTTTTCAAAAGAAAAAGTTAAAAAGGGCATTACACAGTTTAATCTCAATGAGCGAACTTATATGCCTACCTACAAAGAAAATGAAATGCGTTTTATAAAAAGTTTACTTTATGAAAAGGCTAAATTTATTCCAATAAGTGTTTAAATTATCCAATGTCAATATTATATAAACACTAACATAATGAATTATTTATATATTTTTGGAACAATACTATTTACTGTTTATGGACAATTAATTTTAAAATGGCGGATCGCAAGATATGGGAGTTTGCCTCAAGATTTTATTGAAAAAATAATATTTCTGTTAAAATTATTAATAGATCCTTTTATTTTATCCGGTTTTTTATCCGCATTTGTTGCATCCCTCTTCTGGATGGCGTCAATGACCAAGTTTGATTTAAGTTACGCCTACCCTTTTATGAGCGCCTCTTTTGTCCTGGTATTTGTTCTCTCATTAGTATTGTTCAAAGAACCATTTTCAGTGTATAAACTGGTTGGTTTAGGATTCATTGTATCCGGTATTATTATTTCAAGTAGAGCTCTGTAAAAATGACAGAATAC encodes:
- a CDS encoding EamA family transporter; the protein is MNYLYIFGTILFTVYGQLILKWRIARYGSLPQDFIEKIIFLLKLLIDPFILSGFLSAFVASLFWMASMTKFDLSYAYPFMSASFVLVFVLSLVLFKEPFSVYKLVGLGFIVSGIIISSRAL